From the genome of Candidatus Electrothrix communis, one region includes:
- a CDS encoding AAA family ATPase: protein MPKIEGFRIKNFRSLKDVTLGRLWNKQKVKPLTPMTAVIGKNGVGKSTLFDAFGFLANALK from the coding sequence ATGCCAAAGATAGAAGGATTCAGGATCAAGAATTTCAGGTCGTTGAAGGATGTTACTCTTGGGCGACTATGGAATAAGCAAAAAGTCAAGCCTCTCACGCCCATGACTGCGGTTATCGGTAAAAATGGTGTCGGGAAAAGCACACTCTTTGATGCCTTCGGTTTCTTGGCAAACGCTTTAAAATAA
- a CDS encoding metal-dependent hydrolase: MNPVTHFFIGWLTANTAQVERRERMLITVAGVAPDADGLVIVGDFLAGKSTEQLELWSTYHHVLGHNIGFATLVMATAFLLARKCRSVTAFLAGISFHLHLLGDLIGSRGPEGHQWPMPYLLPFSNAWQWIWQGQWVLNSWQNLLITASVVGASFYLAWKTGYSPLEMISAKADRGFITTLRNRFDKPED; this comes from the coding sequence ATGAACCCAGTCACACATTTTTTTATCGGCTGGCTGACCGCGAACACCGCCCAGGTTGAACGCCGCGAACGCATGCTGATCACCGTTGCCGGAGTTGCCCCGGATGCGGACGGCCTTGTTATTGTCGGTGATTTTCTCGCCGGGAAAAGTACAGAGCAGCTGGAACTTTGGAGTACCTACCATCATGTGCTGGGCCATAATATCGGCTTCGCCACCTTGGTGATGGCTACCGCCTTCCTGCTGGCCCGCAAATGCAGATCAGTCACAGCTTTCCTTGCCGGAATAAGCTTTCATCTGCACCTGCTCGGTGACCTGATTGGCTCGCGCGGCCCGGAGGGACACCAATGGCCCATGCCCTATCTCCTGCCCTTTTCAAATGCCTGGCAATGGATCTGGCAGGGGCAATGGGTTCTCAATTCCTGGCAGAACCTACTCATAACCGCTTCAGTTGTAGGAGCAAGCTTTTATTTGGCTTGGAAAACAGGCTACTCGCCGCTGGAAATGATCTCGGCCAAGGCGGACAGAGGCTTCATCACAACCCTGCGCAACAGATTCGACAAGCCGGAAGATTGA
- a CDS encoding PilZ domain-containing protein yields MEHAADRRQFTRVDILLDVCLDFGVRRYRHFANNLSLSGLYVKGFYEQKAGDVCIIEIKQADCGQDSVIRAVCSAVRVDETGMALRFISMKIDSFLLLQTVFSSFAEDPKLLGGESLEDISFTLEDGLIMYDNTLPLKNHFFPTV; encoded by the coding sequence ATGGAACATGCTGCGGATAGGCGTCAATTTACCCGGGTAGACATTCTGTTGGATGTATGTCTTGATTTCGGAGTGCGGAGATACAGGCATTTTGCCAATAATCTCAGCCTGAGTGGGCTCTATGTAAAGGGGTTCTATGAACAGAAGGCAGGCGATGTCTGTATAATTGAGATAAAGCAGGCAGATTGTGGCCAAGATTCTGTGATACGGGCTGTTTGTTCCGCCGTCAGGGTGGATGAGACAGGTATGGCCTTGAGATTTATTTCTATGAAAATTGATAGCTTTTTATTGCTCCAGACGGTTTTCTCCTCTTTTGCCGAGGATCCAAAGTTGTTGGGAGGAGAATCACTTGAAGATATCTCTTTTACGCTGGAAGACGGGCTCATCATGTACGATAATACGCTTCCGCTGAAAAACCATTTTTTCCCGACAGTCTAA
- a CDS encoding 5-bromo-4-chloroindolyl phosphate hydrolysis family protein — protein MSTVRIPTPKKSKALGCMYSIIREMISGLGAAFFFILLWIILPGENTGWFAFFFSLASYFGIRILFSLLFRPFSRKVSLELPEGLSKEAFTTFLGACAESLALLKKDAETINKLSLRRTVLHLSELGDELLINFEKNPQDVHMARALPDRLQRLHEILTGYQELANQRNQSPQTVRAIQDTEKAVTKTVAKFEQLHHRLLENNAIDLSTNAKTLDNLLDFD, from the coding sequence TTGAGCACTGTACGAATACCGACACCGAAAAAATCAAAGGCTCTGGGCTGCATGTATTCCATCATCAGAGAAATGATATCCGGGCTGGGTGCCGCGTTTTTTTTTATCCTGCTTTGGATCATTCTGCCGGGTGAAAACACTGGTTGGTTTGCCTTTTTCTTCTCCCTGGCCAGCTACTTCGGTATCCGCATTTTATTCAGCCTGTTATTCCGACCTTTCTCCAGAAAAGTGTCCTTAGAACTGCCGGAAGGGCTTTCCAAGGAAGCTTTCACCACCTTTCTTGGTGCCTGCGCCGAAAGCCTTGCCCTCCTGAAAAAAGATGCGGAAACCATCAACAAGCTGTCTCTCCGACGCACCGTGCTCCATCTTAGTGAACTCGGCGATGAATTACTGATCAATTTTGAAAAAAATCCTCAGGACGTGCATATGGCCCGTGCCCTTCCTGATCGTTTACAGCGCCTTCATGAGATACTGACCGGCTATCAGGAGCTGGCCAATCAGAGAAATCAATCCCCCCAGACCGTGCGTGCTATCCAGGATACAGAAAAAGCCGTAACAAAGACTGTGGCCAAATTTGAACAACTCCACCATCGTCTGTTGGAAAACAACGCCATTGACCTAAGCACCAACGCCAAAACCCTGGATAATCTGCTCGATTTTGACTAA
- a CDS encoding toxic anion resistance protein has translation MDNLPVLVLSDQKNDLLYKKLAEKSPVKMQAARDMVPTLDFSKTQSVLAFGVSSQKGLVDFTDAVLTNIKSGDAGPAGQLMANLKGKILALDVRGLPKSTGGKLSSITASIPIIGGWLSAKVDAARAFIRRYEVLKVQIDGITGKLEAERTNQIEHLNRLDTLYDRNEDYFDALEVTIAAGEMKLVEMEGQFEQQRQIFAAQTAVDARELQSLKDFGDAIQSLDRRLYNLKLARASAITSGPTIRIAQEGSKAIVEMIQDSILMMIPEWKKQLVIAISLFDQKRAMGMVNETREMTNNLMMSTAEMLGETQTTVKKALGEGFVKVETLQKMTDKLVQTIDQGIQMDAQNKQKRAEGIQKLAEAEEKLKTALKAANESVIS, from the coding sequence ATGGACAATTTACCTGTTCTGGTCCTATCGGATCAGAAAAATGATTTACTGTATAAGAAACTTGCGGAAAAATCTCCGGTAAAAATGCAGGCAGCCAGAGATATGGTGCCGACCCTTGATTTCAGCAAAACCCAGTCCGTGCTGGCCTTTGGGGTGAGTAGCCAGAAGGGGTTGGTGGACTTTACAGACGCTGTTTTGACCAATATCAAATCCGGTGATGCCGGGCCTGCGGGTCAACTCATGGCCAATCTGAAGGGAAAAATTCTTGCTCTTGATGTACGCGGGCTGCCCAAGAGTACAGGAGGAAAACTGAGTTCCATAACAGCCAGCATCCCGATCATAGGCGGTTGGCTTTCTGCAAAGGTTGATGCTGCACGCGCTTTTATTCGCCGTTACGAAGTCCTCAAGGTCCAAATTGACGGCATCACTGGAAAGCTTGAAGCAGAAAGAACCAACCAGATAGAACATCTCAATCGTTTGGACACCCTGTATGACCGCAATGAAGACTATTTCGATGCCTTGGAGGTGACCATTGCCGCCGGCGAGATGAAACTGGTGGAAATGGAGGGACAGTTCGAGCAACAGCGTCAGATCTTTGCCGCCCAAACGGCTGTTGATGCCAGAGAACTCCAGTCTCTCAAAGATTTCGGCGACGCCATTCAGTCGCTGGATCGCCGGCTGTACAACCTGAAACTTGCCCGGGCCTCTGCAATAACCTCCGGACCGACCATCAGAATTGCTCAGGAAGGTTCCAAGGCCATTGTGGAAATGATTCAGGATTCTATCCTGATGATGATCCCGGAATGGAAAAAACAACTGGTTATTGCCATTTCCCTGTTTGATCAAAAAAGGGCTATGGGTATGGTCAACGAGACCAGAGAGATGACCAATAACCTGATGATGTCCACAGCCGAAATGCTCGGTGAGACACAAACCACTGTTAAAAAGGCCCTGGGAGAGGGCTTTGTCAAAGTTGAAACTCTGCAAAAGATGACCGATAAGCTGGTGCAAACTATTGACCAAGGCATTCAAATGGACGCCCAAAACAAGCAGAAACGAGCAGAAGGAATTCAGAAACTTGCAGAGGCAGAAGAAAAACTAAAAACGGCCCTGAAAGCGGCTAACGAATCCGTCATATCCTAA
- a CDS encoding lysophospholipid acyltransferase family protein, with amino-acid sequence MSIIQFIRGLLAYLTIPPLTAAVCLSAIADVHLFRKSKEKAQIFPRTWGKLLCRIANIRVRVEGKENLDPAKPYIFIGNHASMADIMSFSGYISHDYRWIAKKELFAIPIFGSGMRAVDFISIDRSRGREAVKSLNDAAKRITDGASVILFPEGTRSADGHLQPFKTGAIMLALKAGVEVVPVGFNGTHQVLPKGKLLSRGGDVVLRIGKPIPTKDFKAKDKQMLAGILHQKVAELLDECHLPLPEPENSPSASTEASAETKK; translated from the coding sequence ATGTCTATTATCCAATTTATTCGAGGTCTCCTTGCGTACCTCACCATCCCGCCCCTGACCGCTGCGGTCTGTCTCAGTGCCATTGCAGATGTTCATTTATTCCGTAAATCAAAGGAAAAAGCGCAGATCTTTCCCAGAACCTGGGGAAAACTTCTCTGTCGTATCGCTAATATCAGGGTTCGGGTTGAAGGCAAGGAAAATCTTGATCCTGCCAAACCGTATATTTTCATCGGCAATCATGCCAGTATGGCTGACATCATGTCCTTTTCCGGCTATATTAGCCATGACTACCGTTGGATAGCCAAGAAAGAACTCTTTGCCATCCCTATTTTCGGTTCTGGTATGCGGGCGGTAGATTTTATCTCCATTGATCGCTCTCGCGGCAGAGAAGCAGTCAAAAGCCTGAACGATGCCGCAAAACGCATTACCGATGGGGCCTCAGTTATTCTTTTTCCCGAAGGAACCCGCAGCGCGGACGGCCACCTCCAACCCTTTAAAACCGGGGCGATAATGCTGGCACTCAAAGCGGGGGTGGAGGTTGTTCCGGTGGGCTTTAACGGCACCCATCAGGTATTACCTAAGGGAAAACTACTGTCGCGGGGAGGTGATGTCGTGCTTCGGATCGGCAAGCCCATACCAACCAAGGATTTCAAGGCCAAGGACAAACAGATGCTGGCCGGGATATTGCATCAAAAGGTAGCTGAGCTGCTGGATGAGTGCCATCTCCCCCTGCCGGAACCGGAAAATAGCCCGTCTGCCTCCACTGAAGCCTCTGCTGAAACTAAAAAATAG
- the bamA gene encoding outer membrane protein assembly factor BamA: MRHSSQAQCIVKSVMPLSRLFAALLLPLLIFLAAGTASAIEQNTVFLPLKINAENRETVGQRVDVAFDKALRDKDIVMLSRLEAEQLVDYNGPWPPSTAALTKVAESAGLDYVAVGSLTMLGEHISVDMQVIDLLKPETPHSSYREGTSLSEVHSVLKNSLVDVLSYTNRNFIIGTITPEGNKRIDSGAIRRKISAKPGDTYSPDILRKNLKQVFSMGYFDNVEIEVNDSAEGKAVIFRVQEKPLIKTVTFTGLDKVEEEDVRDAANIQINTILNPAQLNDAVKRINGLYRSKGYYAARSKFALKNPDENSVDVQFIVNESDKMSISGIRFVGNESFTDKELADEIQTSPWNWYSSWITEAGTLKLDVLEQDAARLGAFYNNQGFIEAKIGEPEVEEVADDLYVAFTVQEGPRYQVGTVEVQGELIEDRDKMTGLLQIRKEKFLNRKILRDDVMKLTDLYAEHGHAFADIRPQVDKSATGKRVNITFKIEQGDLVNFNRVKIQGNTRTRDNVIRRDLEVAEGGVYDSKAIRTSTKRLQRLGYFEDVTVIPQETMNNDQMDVMVAVKEKPTGQFSIGAGYSSSDKLMFMGEISEDNFLGLGTRLAFAANLSAVSNKFNLSYTDPRIFDSKVSAGVDAFNWEREYTDYTKGSTGGGLRLGHKFFEKWRIYYGYTWTDTKLSDISEDASDYILESAKLNITSAVRLSFVRDTRDRRFNASSGSKHSLSIKYAGGPLGGEAAYTKMEGYTSWFFPMPLDLVFHTKLAAGQAFENEDGKLPVYDNFYLGGMNSIRGFKSSSISPIDPTNDEKYGGDKMWFSNLEVFFPLLTDAGVRGVAFLDFGNVYDQDDNWDFGNIKKSTGMGINWLSPMGPLRLIWGYNLDSKEGDEDAQWDFAMGGSF; encoded by the coding sequence ATGCGTCATTCATCTCAAGCTCAATGCATTGTGAAGTCGGTTATGCCCCTATCACGTCTTTTTGCTGCCCTGTTGCTTCCGTTACTCATTTTCCTTGCCGCCGGTACGGCCTCGGCTATTGAGCAGAACACTGTTTTCCTCCCTCTGAAAATTAACGCTGAAAACAGGGAAACAGTGGGCCAACGGGTTGACGTCGCCTTTGACAAAGCATTACGTGACAAGGATATCGTCATGCTCTCCCGTCTTGAGGCAGAACAATTGGTCGACTATAACGGCCCTTGGCCTCCATCAACTGCCGCGCTGACCAAGGTGGCAGAGAGCGCCGGGCTTGATTATGTGGCGGTCGGCAGCCTGACCATGCTTGGTGAGCATATCTCCGTTGATATGCAGGTCATTGACCTTCTGAAACCAGAAACGCCGCATTCCTCCTATCGGGAAGGGACTTCGCTGTCTGAGGTCCATTCGGTATTGAAGAACAGCTTGGTGGATGTCCTGAGTTACACTAATCGCAATTTTATTATTGGTACAATCACTCCTGAAGGAAACAAACGAATTGATTCTGGTGCCATCCGTCGAAAAATATCAGCAAAACCCGGAGACACGTACAGTCCTGACATCCTGCGCAAGAATCTCAAGCAGGTTTTTTCTATGGGCTATTTTGACAATGTGGAGATCGAAGTCAATGATTCGGCTGAAGGAAAGGCTGTCATCTTCCGGGTGCAGGAGAAACCTCTTATCAAGACTGTTACCTTTACCGGGCTTGACAAAGTCGAGGAAGAGGATGTGCGTGATGCTGCCAATATCCAGATCAACACCATCCTGAACCCTGCTCAGCTCAACGATGCGGTCAAACGGATCAACGGACTCTACAGAAGCAAGGGCTATTATGCGGCCCGAAGTAAATTCGCGTTGAAGAATCCGGATGAGAATTCCGTTGATGTGCAATTCATCGTCAACGAGAGCGACAAGATGTCCATATCCGGCATTCGCTTTGTCGGTAATGAATCCTTTACCGACAAGGAGCTGGCAGACGAGATTCAAACCTCACCCTGGAACTGGTATTCGTCCTGGATCACTGAGGCAGGCACCTTAAAACTGGATGTTTTGGAGCAGGATGCGGCTCGACTGGGCGCTTTTTATAATAATCAAGGATTTATCGAGGCTAAGATCGGAGAGCCTGAAGTGGAAGAGGTTGCAGATGATCTCTATGTCGCCTTTACCGTCCAGGAGGGTCCCCGCTATCAGGTAGGAACCGTGGAAGTCCAAGGAGAGCTGATTGAGGATCGGGATAAAATGACCGGCTTGTTGCAGATCCGGAAGGAGAAGTTCCTCAACCGAAAAATCCTCCGCGACGATGTGATGAAACTCACCGATCTCTATGCGGAACACGGTCATGCCTTTGCCGATATCCGGCCTCAGGTCGATAAATCAGCAACAGGTAAACGAGTCAATATCACCTTCAAAATTGAGCAGGGTGATCTGGTTAACTTCAACCGGGTTAAAATTCAGGGAAACACCCGGACCAGGGATAATGTTATTCGTCGCGACCTGGAGGTGGCAGAAGGCGGTGTCTATGATTCCAAGGCAATCCGTACTTCCACCAAGCGCTTGCAGCGTCTTGGATATTTTGAAGACGTCACGGTCATCCCTCAAGAGACCATGAATAATGACCAGATGGATGTCATGGTTGCGGTGAAAGAAAAACCGACGGGCCAGTTCAGTATCGGTGCCGGTTACTCCTCATCAGACAAGCTCATGTTCATGGGTGAAATCTCAGAGGACAACTTTCTCGGACTCGGTACTCGATTGGCCTTTGCCGCCAACCTCAGTGCCGTGAGCAATAAATTTAACCTCTCGTACACCGATCCCCGGATCTTTGACTCCAAGGTTTCCGCCGGTGTTGACGCCTTTAATTGGGAACGGGAATACACTGACTACACCAAGGGATCAACCGGCGGTGGTCTCCGTTTAGGCCATAAATTCTTTGAAAAATGGCGGATCTATTACGGCTACACCTGGACGGACACCAAGCTGAGCGATATATCCGAAGATGCTTCGGACTACATCCTTGAATCCGCAAAGCTCAATATTACCAGCGCGGTTCGCCTCTCCTTTGTCCGTGATACCAGGGACCGCCGCTTTAACGCCAGTTCCGGTTCCAAACACAGCCTGAGTATTAAATATGCCGGTGGCCCGCTGGGCGGTGAAGCGGCTTATACCAAAATGGAGGGCTATACCAGCTGGTTTTTCCCTATGCCCCTTGACCTGGTGTTCCACACCAAGCTCGCTGCCGGGCAGGCATTTGAGAACGAGGACGGCAAGCTGCCGGTCTATGATAATTTCTACCTCGGCGGCATGAACTCCATTCGTGGCTTCAAATCCTCATCTATCAGCCCTATCGACCCGACCAATGATGAAAAATACGGCGGTGATAAGATGTGGTTCAGCAATCTTGAAGTATTCTTTCCACTCCTCACCGATGCGGGCGTTCGCGGGGTAGCCTTTCTTGACTTCGGAAATGTCTATGATCAGGATGATAACTGGGATTTCGGAAATATCAAAAAATCAACCGGAATGGGTATCAACTGGCTTTCCCCCATGGGGCCGCTTCGCCTCATCTGGGGATATAATCTTGACTCCAAGGAAGGCGATGAAGATGCCCAGTGGGATTTTGCGATGGGCGGCAGTTTCTAA
- a CDS encoding YkgJ family cysteine cluster protein, which yields MNDHNLPEHCNALGENEKFCFSCHPDVPCFNECCHQLDLILTPYDVLRLKNKLHRHSGMFLEQFVIIEWEEGMLFPACYLTMVDDGKASCVFLKDDGCRVYEDRPAACRAYPVGRGVSCQEDGKITEQFVLLKEPHCRGFETGKEFSAAKYFQDQGLEEYNRYNDKMTELLQHPKIQAGFRPTKEQAEQYIMALYNLDTFRQELKSGDIKMNKPLSPMEQQSMETSDNVLLLIAIRWLIQEYFDE from the coding sequence ATGAACGATCATAACCTTCCCGAACATTGCAACGCCCTTGGCGAGAACGAGAAATTTTGTTTCTCCTGCCATCCCGATGTCCCCTGCTTCAACGAATGCTGCCACCAGCTCGACCTGATCCTCACCCCCTATGATGTCCTGCGTCTCAAAAACAAACTCCACCGCCACTCCGGCATGTTTTTGGAACAGTTCGTCATTATTGAGTGGGAGGAAGGGATGCTGTTCCCGGCCTGCTACCTGACTATGGTTGACGACGGTAAAGCCAGTTGTGTCTTCCTCAAAGACGATGGTTGCCGGGTCTACGAAGACCGCCCAGCGGCCTGCCGAGCCTATCCCGTCGGGCGTGGCGTCTCCTGCCAAGAGGACGGCAAGATCACGGAACAATTTGTCCTGCTCAAAGAACCCCATTGTCGTGGTTTCGAGACAGGTAAAGAATTCTCCGCAGCCAAGTATTTTCAGGATCAGGGCCTGGAAGAGTATAACCGTTATAACGATAAAATGACGGAGCTTCTCCAGCATCCCAAGATTCAGGCAGGATTTCGTCCGACTAAAGAGCAGGCTGAGCAATACATCATGGCCCTTTATAATCTGGACACCTTCCGCCAGGAGTTGAAAAGCGGTGATATCAAGATGAACAAGCCCTTATCGCCTATGGAGCAACAGTCCATGGAAACCAGTGATAATGTCCTGCTCCTCATCGCCATTCGCTGGCTGATCCAGGAATACTTTGACGAATAA
- a CDS encoding HD domain-containing protein, with amino-acid sequence MKTGEPAIAPELLASLHTISARYCLEEGGSHGPDHSERVFHMAMNIGRRMEARLDLIAPAALLHDIGRKQESSTQGKVCHAELGADMAEPLLQDLGYSQADRAAICHCIRAHRFRSNTSPETTEAKILFDADKLDSIGAIGIGRAFLFAGQIGARLHNAEIDPANTDSYSTEDTAYREFQVKMSKVRDQMLTPLGQGLALRRHEFMETFFVELHREIYGSELL; translated from the coding sequence ATGAAAACCGGGGAACCAGCCATCGCCCCGGAGCTGCTAGCGTCCTTGCACACAATCAGTGCCCGCTACTGCCTTGAGGAAGGTGGTTCCCACGGCCCCGATCATAGCGAACGGGTCTTTCACATGGCCATGAATATCGGTCGCCGGATGGAGGCCCGCCTTGACCTCATTGCCCCGGCTGCCCTGCTCCATGATATCGGACGCAAGCAGGAGAGCAGCACCCAAGGCAAGGTCTGCCATGCCGAGCTGGGAGCGGACATGGCAGAGCCGCTTCTCCAAGACTTAGGGTATTCCCAAGCAGACCGGGCAGCAATCTGCCATTGCATTCGTGCCCATCGTTTCCGGAGCAACACCTCACCGGAAACAACAGAGGCCAAGATCCTCTTTGATGCGGATAAGCTGGACTCCATCGGTGCCATTGGCATAGGCAGGGCCTTTCTTTTTGCCGGTCAAATCGGAGCTCGGCTTCATAATGCTGAAATCGATCCTGCAAACACAGATTCCTATTCCACCGAAGATACGGCCTACCGGGAATTTCAGGTCAAAATGTCCAAAGTTCGTGATCAAATGCTCACCCCTCTCGGTCAAGGGCTCGCCCTGAGGCGGCATGAATTCATGGAGACCTTTTTTGTCGAACTGCATCGCGAGATTTATGGCTCAGAACTCCTGTAA
- a CDS encoding HAD hydrolase-like protein, whose amino-acid sequence MLKLVIFDCDGVMFDSREANRSYYNHILAAFDCPPMNEEELGYVHIHNVFDSIAHIFNDHSQVNMNEVDKYRQELDYGSFLRHMTIAPDLKEFLQVITPNYHRAISTNRFNTMDMILDIFELRSNFEIVMTASNSPRPKPAPDALHIILKHFGLTVDEAIFIGDSTVDRDHCASVGMKLIAFKNPGLEAAYHVESFMDIMELPEFLEKR is encoded by the coding sequence ATGTTAAAACTGGTCATCTTTGACTGCGACGGTGTCATGTTCGATTCCCGTGAAGCAAATCGATCCTACTACAACCATATCCTTGCGGCCTTTGACTGCCCGCCCATGAATGAAGAGGAGCTCGGGTACGTCCATATCCATAATGTCTTTGATTCGATAGCTCATATCTTCAACGATCACAGTCAGGTAAATATGAACGAAGTGGATAAATACCGTCAGGAGCTTGATTATGGATCCTTTCTTCGCCACATGACCATCGCACCTGATCTTAAGGAATTTCTCCAGGTTATCACCCCAAACTATCATCGGGCCATATCCACCAACCGATTCAACACCATGGATATGATCCTGGATATTTTTGAGCTGCGTTCAAACTTCGAGATCGTCATGACGGCCTCTAACTCTCCCCGTCCCAAACCTGCCCCGGATGCCCTGCACATCATCCTGAAGCATTTCGGCCTGACAGTGGACGAAGCCATCTTTATCGGTGATTCCACCGTAGATCGTGACCATTGCGCTTCGGTGGGCATGAAGCTGATTGCCTTTAAGAATCCTGGGCTTGAGGCGGCGTATCATGTGGAGAGTTTCATGGATATTATGGAGTTGCCGGAGTTTTTAGAGAAAAGGTAA
- a CDS encoding META domain-containing protein, whose protein sequence is MEARKIVMALATFLSLFLTGCALIGSGDTAAILDGTSWVLESLHGQPAIEDRRQLTLNFKNNKVSGSAGCNNYFGPYTEESKGKLHIAKDVFVTAMACIPSEVMTQEERFIDALKTTATYNIVGEKLTLKNAEGQATAVFTAQSQDLQGTSWQVTGYSDGLGIIGGLLSSSTLSVAFGTDGKVSGSAGCNTYSGAYTSAVSGRTVSISQIGLTRMLCHQPDGVMEQENTFMAALKATATYRIEGRRLTLSKADGSTAINLKRN, encoded by the coding sequence ATGGAAGCACGAAAAATCGTCATGGCATTAGCAACTTTTCTCAGTTTATTCTTAACCGGCTGCGCTTTGATCGGATCGGGAGATACCGCAGCAATATTGGACGGCACCAGTTGGGTATTAGAGAGTTTGCATGGTCAACCAGCGATAGAAGACCGTCGTCAACTCACGCTCAACTTCAAGAACAACAAGGTCAGCGGTTCGGCGGGCTGTAATAATTATTTCGGTCCGTATACCGAGGAAAGCAAGGGAAAGTTACATATAGCAAAAGACGTATTTGTCACCGCGATGGCTTGCATACCAAGTGAGGTCATGACACAGGAAGAGCGCTTTATAGATGCATTGAAGACAACAGCAACCTACAATATTGTCGGTGAAAAACTCACCTTAAAAAATGCGGAAGGTCAGGCGACAGCTGTCTTTACAGCACAGAGCCAGGACTTGCAGGGCACCTCATGGCAGGTGACAGGATATAGTGACGGTTTAGGCATCATCGGTGGTCTCCTTTCCAGCTCAACACTCAGCGTAGCCTTCGGAACTGACGGCAAGGTTAGCGGATCTGCCGGGTGCAACACATATTCCGGCGCGTATACATCCGCTGTTTCGGGCAGGACTGTCAGCATCAGCCAAATCGGACTGACCCGCATGCTGTGCCACCAACCTGACGGTGTGATGGAGCAGGAAAACACGTTTATGGCAGCATTGAAGGCTACCGCCACCTATCGGATTGAGGGTCGCCGCCTAACACTGAGCAAAGCGGACGGATCTACGGCTATCAACCTCAAAAGGAATTAA
- the ruvB gene encoding Holliday junction branch migration DNA helicase RuvB: MNFEEDLTGKRIVEGEKQIDDVQPDLNLRPQRLDEYIGQEQVKNSLRVFIQAARQRGEALDHVLFHGFPGLGKTTLAYIIANEMGAGIKTTSGPVIERSGDLAAILTSLQAGDVLFIDEIHRLNHTVEEILYPAMEDYQLDLIIGQGPGARSVKIDLPRFTLVGATTRTGLLTPPLRDRFGVLLRLEFYSPEELVTIVQRSAGVLGIEIDDAGALELGRRSRGTPRIANRLLRRVRDFSEVGGHAVVTEEVAGKALDMLAVDRFGLDEMDRRILLTLIDKFQGGPIGLDTLATAVCEEKTTLEDVYEPFLIQSGFLMRTPRGRMATAAVYEHFERKVPGGFAQQANLFE; encoded by the coding sequence ATGAATTTCGAAGAAGATCTCACCGGCAAACGGATCGTTGAAGGGGAAAAGCAGATTGACGATGTCCAGCCGGATCTCAACCTGCGACCGCAACGGCTGGATGAGTATATTGGCCAGGAGCAGGTAAAGAACAGCCTGCGGGTCTTTATCCAGGCGGCTAGGCAGCGAGGGGAAGCCCTGGACCATGTGCTGTTCCACGGCTTTCCCGGTCTGGGTAAAACCACCTTGGCCTATATCATCGCCAATGAGATGGGCGCAGGCATCAAAACGACCTCTGGCCCGGTGATTGAGCGCTCCGGTGATCTGGCCGCCATCTTGACCAGCCTCCAGGCAGGCGATGTGCTCTTTATCGACGAAATTCATCGGCTCAACCATACAGTGGAAGAAATCCTTTATCCGGCTATGGAAGATTATCAGCTGGATTTGATTATCGGTCAGGGGCCGGGTGCTCGTTCGGTCAAGATCGACCTGCCGCGCTTCACCTTGGTCGGTGCCACCACCCGCACCGGCCTGCTCACTCCTCCCCTGCGCGATCGCTTCGGTGTCCTGTTGCGCCTTGAATTTTACAGCCCGGAAGAGCTGGTGACCATTGTCCAACGTTCAGCAGGAGTACTTGGTATTGAAATTGATGACGCCGGTGCTCTGGAACTTGGTCGTCGTTCCCGTGGCACCCCCAGAATCGCCAACCGCCTGCTCCGTCGGGTGCGGGATTTCTCCGAGGTCGGAGGTCATGCCGTGGTCACCGAGGAGGTGGCGGGCAAGGCCCTGGATATGCTGGCTGTGGATCGCTTTGGGCTGGATGAGATGGATCGCCGTATCCTCCTCACCCTGATTGATAAATTCCAAGGCGGCCCCATCGGGCTGGATACGCTGGCCACAGCGGTCTGCGAGGAAAAAACCACCCTGGAAGATGTCTACGAACCCTTTCTCATTCAATCGGGTTTCCTGATGCGCACCCCGCGCGGACGGATGGCCACAGCAGCGGTGTATGAGCATTTCGAGAGAAAAGTACCAGGCGGCTTTGCCCAGCAGGCGAATTTGTTTGAATGA